A single genomic interval of Rosistilla ulvae harbors:
- a CDS encoding c-type cytochrome: protein MKLHALTLCIVLFALTSTATAADPKPPRIFLDKSERVVMFQLNRLSNEQLVMVPRATDDPKYKPVFATILTRGGLSRQDRQQAAAGLAVLNGTSPATELLAAISGLDESDSEEKEVGRQLAAMLLAQSPKDLADQKQALIDAVASDSAMLRAVGYAGLIAGDQSDQAWELATASSDSKLDYLHSISLLPKPKLRSSQRAHVIELFEQSKEKEMRRAAIGALRSIPADQADTFSRVAKTIAEKPLVAEAVSTLLKVPADDRDPSIAQQVVARLMQLAEATPAADRTKPAFLNAMQLVDQLIGLMPVDQARTVRKRLSEIAVRVVQIHAVEEEMRYDVPYFVVQAGSEVQVVLVNEDLMPHNLVITTPGDLKEVAELGSAMDSTPGPSGKMHVPDSDKVLHSTSMVGAHQREALTFTAPEQPGEYPYVCTFPRHWMRMYGVMVVVEDLDLWLKNPVEPKDPIGNDRAFIKSWTVDDFKQDLDLALRGRSPEIGKRIFTEASCAQCHKMQGEGGAVGPDLTDVVARWKGDRLGVLQEILDPSHKIDPKYVVHVVLTLDGKAISGIVVEEDKKTISLLANPESKEPTVIQRDDIDIMNKSSQSMMPKALMDRFTQDEIYELMSYLESAEAAKP, encoded by the coding sequence ATGAAGCTTCACGCGCTGACACTCTGCATCGTCCTGTTTGCCCTTACATCGACCGCGACGGCAGCCGATCCCAAGCCGCCTCGGATCTTCCTCGATAAGAGCGAGCGGGTCGTGATGTTCCAACTCAATCGGCTCTCCAACGAGCAATTGGTGATGGTCCCTCGCGCCACCGACGATCCTAAATACAAACCTGTCTTCGCCACGATCCTGACACGCGGCGGCCTCTCGCGACAGGACCGCCAACAAGCCGCCGCAGGATTGGCGGTGCTCAACGGAACCAGCCCGGCGACCGAACTGCTCGCCGCGATTTCGGGGCTCGATGAAAGCGATTCCGAAGAGAAAGAAGTTGGCCGCCAATTGGCCGCGATGCTGTTGGCTCAGTCGCCCAAAGACCTGGCGGATCAAAAACAAGCCTTGATCGACGCGGTCGCTTCCGATTCTGCGATGCTTCGCGCCGTCGGATACGCCGGTCTGATCGCGGGTGATCAATCGGATCAAGCATGGGAACTTGCAACCGCCAGCTCGGACAGCAAGCTCGACTATTTGCACTCGATCTCGCTGCTCCCCAAACCAAAGTTGCGATCGTCGCAGCGAGCGCATGTGATCGAACTGTTCGAGCAATCGAAAGAGAAGGAAATGCGTCGCGCCGCGATCGGTGCACTCCGCAGTATTCCCGCCGACCAAGCCGACACGTTCAGCCGCGTTGCCAAGACGATCGCCGAAAAGCCGCTGGTCGCCGAAGCTGTCTCGACGCTCTTAAAGGTCCCCGCCGACGACCGCGATCCTTCGATCGCTCAACAAGTCGTCGCCAGACTGATGCAGCTGGCCGAAGCGACCCCCGCCGCCGATCGGACCAAGCCAGCTTTTTTGAACGCGATGCAATTGGTCGATCAATTGATCGGCCTGATGCCCGTCGACCAAGCCCGCACCGTCCGCAAGCGGCTCAGTGAAATCGCCGTTCGCGTGGTCCAGATCCACGCGGTGGAAGAGGAGATGCGATACGACGTTCCCTATTTCGTCGTCCAAGCGGGCAGCGAGGTGCAGGTCGTTTTGGTCAACGAAGACCTGATGCCGCACAACTTGGTGATCACCACGCCGGGCGACCTGAAAGAGGTTGCGGAGCTTGGTTCGGCGATGGATTCGACTCCCGGACCTTCCGGAAAAATGCACGTTCCCGACAGCGACAAAGTACTGCATTCGACATCGATGGTCGGGGCGCACCAACGCGAGGCGCTGACCTTTACCGCTCCAGAACAGCCGGGGGAATATCCTTACGTCTGCACTTTTCCACGCCACTGGATGCGGATGTATGGCGTGATGGTCGTGGTCGAAGATCTCGATCTGTGGCTGAAGAATCCAGTCGAACCGAAGGATCCGATCGGCAACGATCGGGCGTTTATCAAGAGCTGGACTGTCGATGATTTTAAGCAGGATCTCGACCTCGCGCTCCGCGGTCGGTCCCCCGAGATCGGCAAGCGAATCTTCACCGAAGCCAGCTGTGCTCAGTGCCACAAGATGCAAGGCGAAGGGGGGGCGGTCGGCCCCGACCTGACCGACGTCGTCGCGCGTTGGAAGGGAGACCGGTTGGGCGTCTTGCAGGAGATCCTCGATCCTTCGCACAAGATCGACCCCAAATATGTCGTCCACGTCGTCCTGACCCTCGACGGCAAAGCGATCTCGGGAATCGTAGTCGAAGAGGACAAGAAGACGATCTCGCTGCTGGCCAATCCCGAATCGAAAGAGCCGACGGTGATCCAGCGCGACGACATCGACATCATGAACAAATCATCGCAGTCGATGATGCCCAAGGCGCTGATGGATCGCTTCACCCAAGATGAGATCTACGAACTGATGTCCTACCTCGAATCAGCCGAAGCGGCGAAGCCTTAG